The proteins below are encoded in one region of Winogradskyella helgolandensis:
- the hisIE gene encoding bifunctional phosphoribosyl-AMP cyclohydrolase/phosphoribosyl-ATP diphosphatase HisIE: MNVDFNKNSDGLVPAIIQDNNTNKVLMLGYMNAEALNKTIDTKLVTFFSRTKQRLWTKGEESGNVLNLVDIKLDCDSDSLLIKVSPEGPTCHKGTDTCWNETNEETYGFISMLEETIASRIKEGDSEKSYVASLFAKGINKVAQKVGEEAVEVVIEAKDDNDDLFLEESADLLFHYLMLLQAKGFKLKNVVSVLNRRK; the protein is encoded by the coding sequence ATGAACGTAGATTTCAATAAAAACTCAGATGGTCTTGTGCCAGCAATTATTCAAGATAATAATACTAACAAAGTATTAATGTTAGGTTATATGAATGCTGAAGCTTTAAATAAAACTATTGATACTAAATTAGTTACTTTTTTTAGTAGAACCAAACAACGACTTTGGACAAAAGGTGAAGAGAGTGGAAATGTTTTAAACTTGGTAGACATTAAGTTGGATTGTGATAGCGACTCGTTATTAATTAAAGTGAGTCCAGAAGGTCCAACATGTCACAAAGGAACAGATACGTGTTGGAATGAAACTAACGAAGAAACTTATGGTTTTATTTCAATGCTTGAGGAGACCATAGCTTCTAGAATAAAAGAAGGTGATTCTGAAAAATCATATGTCGCATCATTATTTGCCAAAGGAATTAATAAAGTGGCTCAAAAAGTTGGAGAAGAGGCTGTTGAAGTTGTTATAGAGGCAAAAGATGATAATGATGACTTGTTTTTAGAAGAAAGTGCCGATTTATTGTTCCATTATTTGATGCTTTTACAGGCAAAAGGGTTCAAATTGAAAAATGTGGTGTCTGTGCTC